From Struthio camelus isolate bStrCam1 chromosome 7, bStrCam1.hap1, whole genome shotgun sequence, a single genomic window includes:
- the BLNK gene encoding B-cell linker protein isoform X8, translating to MHAWEKKNKEYMFGMSESAAVVEKLGMNGSQFLNISEYELNRFKIMHQPKLQKMVHDIKKNETGIINKFKKLKKKAPPSVPQRDYASEHADNEEEQWSDDFDSDYENPDDHSDSEMYVVPSEENADDSYEPPPSEQEKKKIPSAFPISRGEYADNRTSHQQPPPISKPLPTMPSSALSRPKKPSKPSLPLPSTAPKPKIPPKPKECSDDEDNYIVPVDNDDDNYIEPTESSSSVPTRPPVNRFMKPTTKSAFPTSAKPSLTSDTQEIYEVPEEEEKSSPPPVTRNIVPLPRNRLHPKADREANNNEENHSFNSAQESRFPTGAAPSPLPRVIKKTSNAVNPAKPSLPSRETLTVNEEKPTAAERRRGSSQELPLPSLPSGAQKSLLQKPSTLPKVPEAANRSLSASPRSSFSSISSTADQDAGVHSKAWYAATCDRKTAEDALYRSNKDGSFLIRKSSGQDSRQPYTLVVFYNRRVYNIPIRFIESTRQYALGREKNGEERFDSVAEIVENHQRTSLVLIDSQNNTKDSTKLKHIVRVS from the exons GAAGCTTCAAAAGATGGTGCATGACatcaagaaaaatgaaactggGATAATAAACAAGTTCAAAAA gctaaaaaaaaaagcaccaccaAGTGTACCACAAAGAGATTATGCTTCAG AACATGCAGACAATGAAGAGGAACAATGGTCAGATGATTTT GACAGTGATTATGAAAATCCAGATGACCACTCTGACTCTGAGATGTACGTGGTCCCCAGTGAAGAGAACGCTGACGACAGCTATGAACCGCCTCCAAGtgagcaggagaaaaagaagattCCCTCAGCATTCCCTATCTCTAGGGGTGAATACGCAG acAATCGGACTAGTCACCAGCAGCCTCCTCCCATCAGCAAACCTCTCCCAACCATGCCCAGTTCAGCCTTGTCCAGACCAAAGAAACCATCCAAGCCATCTCTGCCACTGCCATCTACTGCTCCAAAGCCAAAAATACCACCAAAGCCTAAGGAGTGCAGTGATGATGAG GACAATTACATCGTGCCAGTGGACAATGACGACGATAACTATATCGAACCCACAGAAAGCAGCTCGTCGGTACCTACAAGAC CTCCTGTGAACAGATTTATGAAACCAACGACAAAGTCAGCCTTCCCTACTTCTGCAAAGCCTTCTCTTACTTCTGACACACAAG AAATCTATGAGGTTCCTGAAGAGGAG GAAAAATCATCACCACCACCAGTAACCAG aaatattgtGCCTCTTCCCAGAAATCGTCTTCATCCAAAAGCA gACCGTGAAGCAAACAATAATGAGGAAA ATCATAGCTTCAATAGCGCTCAGGAATCCAGATTTCCCACTGGAGCAGCTCCTTCTCCATTACCTAGGGTCat AAAGAAGACTTCTAATGCAGTAAATCCAGCA AAACCAAGTTTACCATCCAGAGAGACCTTAACTGTAAATGAAG AGAAACCGACAGCAGCAGAGCGACGGCGAGGTTCTAGCCAAGAGCTTCCGCTTCCATCCCTTCCAAGTGGTGCCCAAAA GTCTTTGCTCCAAAAGCCCTCAACTCTGCCAA AAGTGCCAGAAGCTGCAAACCGTTCTTTGAGTGCTTCCCCTCGCAGCAGTTTTTCATCCATTTCAAGTACTGCAGACCAG GATGCTGGTGTTCATAGTAAAGCATGGTATGCTGCTACCTGTGATCGTAAAACAGCAGAAGACGCATTGTATCGATCAAATAAG gATGGATCTTTCCTAATTAGAAAGAGTTCTGGACAGGATTCAAGGCAACCATACACACTGGTTGTGTTTTATAACAGAAGAGTATACAACATCCCCATACGATTTATTGAATCAACACGACAATATGCACTGGGCAGAGAAAAAAATGGTGAAGAG CGCTTTGACAGTGTTGCTGAAATAGTAGAGAATCATCAGCGCACATCCTTGGTTCTAATTGACagccaaaacaacacaaaagactCAACGAAACTGAAACATATTGTAAGAGTTTCATAA
- the BLNK gene encoding B-cell linker protein isoform X4, with protein MHAWEKKNKEYMNISEYELNRFKIMHQPKLQKMVHDIKKNETGIINKFKKFQNEQVALICKTGKDTWDRLKKKAPPSVPQRDYASEHADNEEEQWSDDFDSDYENPDDHSDSEMYVVPSEENADDSYEPPPSEQEKKKIPSAFPISRGEYADNRTSHQQPPPISKPLPTMPSSALSRPKKPSKPSLPLPSTAPKPKIPPKPKECSDDEDNYIVPVDNDDDNYIEPTESSSSVPTRPPVNRFMKPTTKSAFPTSAKPSLTSDTQEIYEVPEEEEKSSPPPVTSFTMPLPSTLAQNTEHSHMHSTSPKLDTSRNIVPLPRNRLHPKADREANNNEENHSFNSAQESRFPTGAAPSPLPRVIKKTSNAVNPAKPSLPSRETLTVNEEKPTAAERRRGSSQELPLPSLPSGAQKSLLQKPSTLPKVPEAANRSLSASPRSSFSSISSTADQDAGVHSKAWYAATCDRKTAEDALYRSNKDGSFLIRKSSGQDSRQPYTLVVFYNRRVYNIPIRFIESTRQYALGREKNGEERFDSVAEIVENHQRTSLVLIDSQNNTKDSTKLKHIVRVS; from the exons GAAGCTTCAAAAGATGGTGCATGACatcaagaaaaatgaaactggGATAATAAACAAGTTCAAAAA GTTCCAAAATGAACAAGTGGCCTTAATTTGCAAAACTGGGAAAGATACTTGGGATCG gctaaaaaaaaaagcaccaccaAGTGTACCACAAAGAGATTATGCTTCAG AACATGCAGACAATGAAGAGGAACAATGGTCAGATGATTTT GACAGTGATTATGAAAATCCAGATGACCACTCTGACTCTGAGATGTACGTGGTCCCCAGTGAAGAGAACGCTGACGACAGCTATGAACCGCCTCCAAGtgagcaggagaaaaagaagattCCCTCAGCATTCCCTATCTCTAGGGGTGAATACGCAG acAATCGGACTAGTCACCAGCAGCCTCCTCCCATCAGCAAACCTCTCCCAACCATGCCCAGTTCAGCCTTGTCCAGACCAAAGAAACCATCCAAGCCATCTCTGCCACTGCCATCTACTGCTCCAAAGCCAAAAATACCACCAAAGCCTAAGGAGTGCAGTGATGATGAG GACAATTACATCGTGCCAGTGGACAATGACGACGATAACTATATCGAACCCACAGAAAGCAGCTCGTCGGTACCTACAAGAC CTCCTGTGAACAGATTTATGAAACCAACGACAAAGTCAGCCTTCCCTACTTCTGCAAAGCCTTCTCTTACTTCTGACACACAAG AAATCTATGAGGTTCCTGAAGAGGAG GAAAAATCATCACCACCACCAGTAACCAG CTTCACTATGCCACTTCCTTCTACGCTTGCTCAGAATACAGAGCACTCCCACATGCACAGCACATCACCTAAGCTGGATACTTCCAG aaatattgtGCCTCTTCCCAGAAATCGTCTTCATCCAAAAGCA gACCGTGAAGCAAACAATAATGAGGAAA ATCATAGCTTCAATAGCGCTCAGGAATCCAGATTTCCCACTGGAGCAGCTCCTTCTCCATTACCTAGGGTCat AAAGAAGACTTCTAATGCAGTAAATCCAGCA AAACCAAGTTTACCATCCAGAGAGACCTTAACTGTAAATGAAG AGAAACCGACAGCAGCAGAGCGACGGCGAGGTTCTAGCCAAGAGCTTCCGCTTCCATCCCTTCCAAGTGGTGCCCAAAA GTCTTTGCTCCAAAAGCCCTCAACTCTGCCAA AAGTGCCAGAAGCTGCAAACCGTTCTTTGAGTGCTTCCCCTCGCAGCAGTTTTTCATCCATTTCAAGTACTGCAGACCAG GATGCTGGTGTTCATAGTAAAGCATGGTATGCTGCTACCTGTGATCGTAAAACAGCAGAAGACGCATTGTATCGATCAAATAAG gATGGATCTTTCCTAATTAGAAAGAGTTCTGGACAGGATTCAAGGCAACCATACACACTGGTTGTGTTTTATAACAGAAGAGTATACAACATCCCCATACGATTTATTGAATCAACACGACAATATGCACTGGGCAGAGAAAAAAATGGTGAAGAG CGCTTTGACAGTGTTGCTGAAATAGTAGAGAATCATCAGCGCACATCCTTGGTTCTAATTGACagccaaaacaacacaaaagactCAACGAAACTGAAACATATTGTAAGAGTTTCATAA
- the BLNK gene encoding B-cell linker protein isoform X1 yields the protein MHAWEKKNKEYMFGMSESAAVVEKLGMNGSQFLNISEYELNRFKIMHQPKLQKMVHDIKKNETGIINKFKKFQNEQVALICKTGKDTWDRLKKKAPPSVPQRDYASEHADNEEEQWSDDFDSDYENPDDHSDSEMYVVPSEENADDSYEPPPSEQEKKKIPSAFPISRGEYADNRTSHQQPPPISKPLPTMPSSALSRPKKPSKPSLPLPSTAPKPKIPPKPKECSDDEDNYIVPVDNDDDNYIEPTESSSSVPTRPPVNRFMKPTTKSAFPTSAKPSLTSDTQEIYEVPEEEEKSSPPPVTSFTMPLPSTLAQNTEHSHMHSTSPKLDTSRNIVPLPRNRLHPKADREANNNEENHSFNSAQESRFPTGAAPSPLPRVIKKTSNAVNPAKPSLPSRETLTVNEEKPTAAERRRGSSQELPLPSLPSGAQKSLLQKPSTLPKVPEAANRSLSASPRSSFSSISSTADQDAGVHSKAWYAATCDRKTAEDALYRSNKDGSFLIRKSSGQDSRQPYTLVVFYNRRVYNIPIRFIESTRQYALGREKNGEERFDSVAEIVENHQRTSLVLIDSQNNTKDSTKLKHIVRVS from the exons GAAGCTTCAAAAGATGGTGCATGACatcaagaaaaatgaaactggGATAATAAACAAGTTCAAAAA GTTCCAAAATGAACAAGTGGCCTTAATTTGCAAAACTGGGAAAGATACTTGGGATCG gctaaaaaaaaaagcaccaccaAGTGTACCACAAAGAGATTATGCTTCAG AACATGCAGACAATGAAGAGGAACAATGGTCAGATGATTTT GACAGTGATTATGAAAATCCAGATGACCACTCTGACTCTGAGATGTACGTGGTCCCCAGTGAAGAGAACGCTGACGACAGCTATGAACCGCCTCCAAGtgagcaggagaaaaagaagattCCCTCAGCATTCCCTATCTCTAGGGGTGAATACGCAG acAATCGGACTAGTCACCAGCAGCCTCCTCCCATCAGCAAACCTCTCCCAACCATGCCCAGTTCAGCCTTGTCCAGACCAAAGAAACCATCCAAGCCATCTCTGCCACTGCCATCTACTGCTCCAAAGCCAAAAATACCACCAAAGCCTAAGGAGTGCAGTGATGATGAG GACAATTACATCGTGCCAGTGGACAATGACGACGATAACTATATCGAACCCACAGAAAGCAGCTCGTCGGTACCTACAAGAC CTCCTGTGAACAGATTTATGAAACCAACGACAAAGTCAGCCTTCCCTACTTCTGCAAAGCCTTCTCTTACTTCTGACACACAAG AAATCTATGAGGTTCCTGAAGAGGAG GAAAAATCATCACCACCACCAGTAACCAG CTTCACTATGCCACTTCCTTCTACGCTTGCTCAGAATACAGAGCACTCCCACATGCACAGCACATCACCTAAGCTGGATACTTCCAG aaatattgtGCCTCTTCCCAGAAATCGTCTTCATCCAAAAGCA gACCGTGAAGCAAACAATAATGAGGAAA ATCATAGCTTCAATAGCGCTCAGGAATCCAGATTTCCCACTGGAGCAGCTCCTTCTCCATTACCTAGGGTCat AAAGAAGACTTCTAATGCAGTAAATCCAGCA AAACCAAGTTTACCATCCAGAGAGACCTTAACTGTAAATGAAG AGAAACCGACAGCAGCAGAGCGACGGCGAGGTTCTAGCCAAGAGCTTCCGCTTCCATCCCTTCCAAGTGGTGCCCAAAA GTCTTTGCTCCAAAAGCCCTCAACTCTGCCAA AAGTGCCAGAAGCTGCAAACCGTTCTTTGAGTGCTTCCCCTCGCAGCAGTTTTTCATCCATTTCAAGTACTGCAGACCAG GATGCTGGTGTTCATAGTAAAGCATGGTATGCTGCTACCTGTGATCGTAAAACAGCAGAAGACGCATTGTATCGATCAAATAAG gATGGATCTTTCCTAATTAGAAAGAGTTCTGGACAGGATTCAAGGCAACCATACACACTGGTTGTGTTTTATAACAGAAGAGTATACAACATCCCCATACGATTTATTGAATCAACACGACAATATGCACTGGGCAGAGAAAAAAATGGTGAAGAG CGCTTTGACAGTGTTGCTGAAATAGTAGAGAATCATCAGCGCACATCCTTGGTTCTAATTGACagccaaaacaacacaaaagactCAACGAAACTGAAACATATTGTAAGAGTTTCATAA
- the BLNK gene encoding B-cell linker protein isoform X3, which yields MHAWEKKNKEYMFGMSESAAVVEKLGMNGSQFLNISEYELNRFKIMHQPKLQKMVHDIKKNETGIINKFKKLKKKAPPSVPQRDYASEHADNEEEQWSDDFDSDYENPDDHSDSEMYVVPSEENADDSYEPPPSEQEKKKIPSAFPISRGEYADNRTSHQQPPPISKPLPTMPSSALSRPKKPSKPSLPLPSTAPKPKIPPKPKECSDDEDNYIVPVDNDDDNYIEPTESSSSVPTRPPVNRFMKPTTKSAFPTSAKPSLTSDTQEIYEVPEEEEKSSPPPVTSFTMPLPSTLAQNTEHSHMHSTSPKLDTSRNIVPLPRNRLHPKADREANNNEENHSFNSAQESRFPTGAAPSPLPRVIKKTSNAVNPAKPSLPSRETLTVNEEKPTAAERRRGSSQELPLPSLPSGAQKSLLQKPSTLPKVPEAANRSLSASPRSSFSSISSTADQDAGVHSKAWYAATCDRKTAEDALYRSNKDGSFLIRKSSGQDSRQPYTLVVFYNRRVYNIPIRFIESTRQYALGREKNGEERFDSVAEIVENHQRTSLVLIDSQNNTKDSTKLKHIVRVS from the exons GAAGCTTCAAAAGATGGTGCATGACatcaagaaaaatgaaactggGATAATAAACAAGTTCAAAAA gctaaaaaaaaaagcaccaccaAGTGTACCACAAAGAGATTATGCTTCAG AACATGCAGACAATGAAGAGGAACAATGGTCAGATGATTTT GACAGTGATTATGAAAATCCAGATGACCACTCTGACTCTGAGATGTACGTGGTCCCCAGTGAAGAGAACGCTGACGACAGCTATGAACCGCCTCCAAGtgagcaggagaaaaagaagattCCCTCAGCATTCCCTATCTCTAGGGGTGAATACGCAG acAATCGGACTAGTCACCAGCAGCCTCCTCCCATCAGCAAACCTCTCCCAACCATGCCCAGTTCAGCCTTGTCCAGACCAAAGAAACCATCCAAGCCATCTCTGCCACTGCCATCTACTGCTCCAAAGCCAAAAATACCACCAAAGCCTAAGGAGTGCAGTGATGATGAG GACAATTACATCGTGCCAGTGGACAATGACGACGATAACTATATCGAACCCACAGAAAGCAGCTCGTCGGTACCTACAAGAC CTCCTGTGAACAGATTTATGAAACCAACGACAAAGTCAGCCTTCCCTACTTCTGCAAAGCCTTCTCTTACTTCTGACACACAAG AAATCTATGAGGTTCCTGAAGAGGAG GAAAAATCATCACCACCACCAGTAACCAG CTTCACTATGCCACTTCCTTCTACGCTTGCTCAGAATACAGAGCACTCCCACATGCACAGCACATCACCTAAGCTGGATACTTCCAG aaatattgtGCCTCTTCCCAGAAATCGTCTTCATCCAAAAGCA gACCGTGAAGCAAACAATAATGAGGAAA ATCATAGCTTCAATAGCGCTCAGGAATCCAGATTTCCCACTGGAGCAGCTCCTTCTCCATTACCTAGGGTCat AAAGAAGACTTCTAATGCAGTAAATCCAGCA AAACCAAGTTTACCATCCAGAGAGACCTTAACTGTAAATGAAG AGAAACCGACAGCAGCAGAGCGACGGCGAGGTTCTAGCCAAGAGCTTCCGCTTCCATCCCTTCCAAGTGGTGCCCAAAA GTCTTTGCTCCAAAAGCCCTCAACTCTGCCAA AAGTGCCAGAAGCTGCAAACCGTTCTTTGAGTGCTTCCCCTCGCAGCAGTTTTTCATCCATTTCAAGTACTGCAGACCAG GATGCTGGTGTTCATAGTAAAGCATGGTATGCTGCTACCTGTGATCGTAAAACAGCAGAAGACGCATTGTATCGATCAAATAAG gATGGATCTTTCCTAATTAGAAAGAGTTCTGGACAGGATTCAAGGCAACCATACACACTGGTTGTGTTTTATAACAGAAGAGTATACAACATCCCCATACGATTTATTGAATCAACACGACAATATGCACTGGGCAGAGAAAAAAATGGTGAAGAG CGCTTTGACAGTGTTGCTGAAATAGTAGAGAATCATCAGCGCACATCCTTGGTTCTAATTGACagccaaaacaacacaaaagactCAACGAAACTGAAACATATTGTAAGAGTTTCATAA
- the BLNK gene encoding B-cell linker protein isoform X14, with the protein MDKLNKLAVPAGEKLRKLQKMVHDIKKNETGIINKFKKFQNEQVALICKTGKDTWDRLKKKAPPSVPQRDYASEHADNEEEQWSDDFDSDYENPDDHSDSEMYVVPSEENADDSYEPPPSEQEKKKIPSAFPISRGEYADNRTSHQQPPPISKPLPTMPSSALSRPKKPSKPSLPLPSTAPKPKIPPKPKECSDDEDNYIVPVDNDDDNYIEPTESSSSVPTRPPVNRFMKPTTKSAFPTSAKPSLTSDTQEIYEVPEEEEKSSPPPVTSFTMPLPSTLAQNTEHSHMHSTSPKLDTSRNIVPLPRNRLHPKADREANNNEENHSFNSAQESRFPTGAAPSPLPRVIKKTSNAVNPAKPSLPSRETLTVNEEKPTAAERRRGSSQELPLPSLPSGAQKSLLQKPSTLPKVPEAANRSLSASPRSSFSSISSTADQDAGVHSKAWYAATCDRKTAEDALYRSNKDGSFLIRKSSGQDSRQPYTLVVFYNRRVYNIPIRFIESTRQYALGREKNGEERFDSVAEIVENHQRTSLVLIDSQNNTKDSTKLKHIVRVS; encoded by the exons GAAGCTTCAAAAGATGGTGCATGACatcaagaaaaatgaaactggGATAATAAACAAGTTCAAAAA GTTCCAAAATGAACAAGTGGCCTTAATTTGCAAAACTGGGAAAGATACTTGGGATCG gctaaaaaaaaaagcaccaccaAGTGTACCACAAAGAGATTATGCTTCAG AACATGCAGACAATGAAGAGGAACAATGGTCAGATGATTTT GACAGTGATTATGAAAATCCAGATGACCACTCTGACTCTGAGATGTACGTGGTCCCCAGTGAAGAGAACGCTGACGACAGCTATGAACCGCCTCCAAGtgagcaggagaaaaagaagattCCCTCAGCATTCCCTATCTCTAGGGGTGAATACGCAG acAATCGGACTAGTCACCAGCAGCCTCCTCCCATCAGCAAACCTCTCCCAACCATGCCCAGTTCAGCCTTGTCCAGACCAAAGAAACCATCCAAGCCATCTCTGCCACTGCCATCTACTGCTCCAAAGCCAAAAATACCACCAAAGCCTAAGGAGTGCAGTGATGATGAG GACAATTACATCGTGCCAGTGGACAATGACGACGATAACTATATCGAACCCACAGAAAGCAGCTCGTCGGTACCTACAAGAC CTCCTGTGAACAGATTTATGAAACCAACGACAAAGTCAGCCTTCCCTACTTCTGCAAAGCCTTCTCTTACTTCTGACACACAAG AAATCTATGAGGTTCCTGAAGAGGAG GAAAAATCATCACCACCACCAGTAACCAG CTTCACTATGCCACTTCCTTCTACGCTTGCTCAGAATACAGAGCACTCCCACATGCACAGCACATCACCTAAGCTGGATACTTCCAG aaatattgtGCCTCTTCCCAGAAATCGTCTTCATCCAAAAGCA gACCGTGAAGCAAACAATAATGAGGAAA ATCATAGCTTCAATAGCGCTCAGGAATCCAGATTTCCCACTGGAGCAGCTCCTTCTCCATTACCTAGGGTCat AAAGAAGACTTCTAATGCAGTAAATCCAGCA AAACCAAGTTTACCATCCAGAGAGACCTTAACTGTAAATGAAG AGAAACCGACAGCAGCAGAGCGACGGCGAGGTTCTAGCCAAGAGCTTCCGCTTCCATCCCTTCCAAGTGGTGCCCAAAA GTCTTTGCTCCAAAAGCCCTCAACTCTGCCAA AAGTGCCAGAAGCTGCAAACCGTTCTTTGAGTGCTTCCCCTCGCAGCAGTTTTTCATCCATTTCAAGTACTGCAGACCAG GATGCTGGTGTTCATAGTAAAGCATGGTATGCTGCTACCTGTGATCGTAAAACAGCAGAAGACGCATTGTATCGATCAAATAAG gATGGATCTTTCCTAATTAGAAAGAGTTCTGGACAGGATTCAAGGCAACCATACACACTGGTTGTGTTTTATAACAGAAGAGTATACAACATCCCCATACGATTTATTGAATCAACACGACAATATGCACTGGGCAGAGAAAAAAATGGTGAAGAG CGCTTTGACAGTGTTGCTGAAATAGTAGAGAATCATCAGCGCACATCCTTGGTTCTAATTGACagccaaaacaacacaaaagactCAACGAAACTGAAACATATTGTAAGAGTTTCATAA
- the BLNK gene encoding B-cell linker protein isoform X12 encodes MDLSSWKLQKMVHDIKKNETGIINKFKKLKKKAPPSVPQRDYASEHADNEEEQWSDDFDSDYENPDDHSDSEMYVVPSEENADDSYEPPPSEQEKKKIPSAFPISRGEYADNRTSHQQPPPISKPLPTMPSSALSRPKKPSKPSLPLPSTAPKPKIPPKPKECSDDEDNYIVPVDNDDDNYIEPTESSSSVPTRPPVNRFMKPTTKSAFPTSAKPSLTSDTQEIYEVPEEEEKSSPPPVTSFTMPLPSTLAQNTEHSHMHSTSPKLDTSRNIVPLPRNRLHPKADREANNNEENHSFNSAQESRFPTGAAPSPLPRVIKKTSNAVNPAKPSLPSRETLTVNEEKPTAAERRRGSSQELPLPSLPSGAQKSLLQKPSTLPKVPEAANRSLSASPRSSFSSISSTADQDAGVHSKAWYAATCDRKTAEDALYRSNKDGSFLIRKSSGQDSRQPYTLVVFYNRRVYNIPIRFIESTRQYALGREKNGEERFDSVAEIVENHQRTSLVLIDSQNNTKDSTKLKHIVRVS; translated from the exons GAAGCTTCAAAAGATGGTGCATGACatcaagaaaaatgaaactggGATAATAAACAAGTTCAAAAA gctaaaaaaaaaagcaccaccaAGTGTACCACAAAGAGATTATGCTTCAG AACATGCAGACAATGAAGAGGAACAATGGTCAGATGATTTT GACAGTGATTATGAAAATCCAGATGACCACTCTGACTCTGAGATGTACGTGGTCCCCAGTGAAGAGAACGCTGACGACAGCTATGAACCGCCTCCAAGtgagcaggagaaaaagaagattCCCTCAGCATTCCCTATCTCTAGGGGTGAATACGCAG acAATCGGACTAGTCACCAGCAGCCTCCTCCCATCAGCAAACCTCTCCCAACCATGCCCAGTTCAGCCTTGTCCAGACCAAAGAAACCATCCAAGCCATCTCTGCCACTGCCATCTACTGCTCCAAAGCCAAAAATACCACCAAAGCCTAAGGAGTGCAGTGATGATGAG GACAATTACATCGTGCCAGTGGACAATGACGACGATAACTATATCGAACCCACAGAAAGCAGCTCGTCGGTACCTACAAGAC CTCCTGTGAACAGATTTATGAAACCAACGACAAAGTCAGCCTTCCCTACTTCTGCAAAGCCTTCTCTTACTTCTGACACACAAG AAATCTATGAGGTTCCTGAAGAGGAG GAAAAATCATCACCACCACCAGTAACCAG CTTCACTATGCCACTTCCTTCTACGCTTGCTCAGAATACAGAGCACTCCCACATGCACAGCACATCACCTAAGCTGGATACTTCCAG aaatattgtGCCTCTTCCCAGAAATCGTCTTCATCCAAAAGCA gACCGTGAAGCAAACAATAATGAGGAAA ATCATAGCTTCAATAGCGCTCAGGAATCCAGATTTCCCACTGGAGCAGCTCCTTCTCCATTACCTAGGGTCat AAAGAAGACTTCTAATGCAGTAAATCCAGCA AAACCAAGTTTACCATCCAGAGAGACCTTAACTGTAAATGAAG AGAAACCGACAGCAGCAGAGCGACGGCGAGGTTCTAGCCAAGAGCTTCCGCTTCCATCCCTTCCAAGTGGTGCCCAAAA GTCTTTGCTCCAAAAGCCCTCAACTCTGCCAA AAGTGCCAGAAGCTGCAAACCGTTCTTTGAGTGCTTCCCCTCGCAGCAGTTTTTCATCCATTTCAAGTACTGCAGACCAG GATGCTGGTGTTCATAGTAAAGCATGGTATGCTGCTACCTGTGATCGTAAAACAGCAGAAGACGCATTGTATCGATCAAATAAG gATGGATCTTTCCTAATTAGAAAGAGTTCTGGACAGGATTCAAGGCAACCATACACACTGGTTGTGTTTTATAACAGAAGAGTATACAACATCCCCATACGATTTATTGAATCAACACGACAATATGCACTGGGCAGAGAAAAAAATGGTGAAGAG CGCTTTGACAGTGTTGCTGAAATAGTAGAGAATCATCAGCGCACATCCTTGGTTCTAATTGACagccaaaacaacacaaaagactCAACGAAACTGAAACATATTGTAAGAGTTTCATAA